A genomic region of Candidatus Thermoplasmatota archaeon contains the following coding sequences:
- a CDS encoding transcription initiation factor IIB: MPAKEEGEQVEEISQCPECGGKHLTRDYERGELVCENCGLVLDEAFIDQGPEWRAFDHEQREKRARVGAPMTYTIHDKGLSTEIGWRNKDSYGKNIPTKSRAQLYRLRKWQRRIRVSNATERNLAFALSELDRMASRMGLPRNVRETAAMVYRRAVQKNLIRGRSIEGVAAASLYAACRQCNVPRTLDEIADASRVSRKEIGRTYRFIARELKLKLMPTSPIDYIPRFCSELKLSGEIQAKAVEILKQAADKELTSGRGPTGVAAAALYISSILCGERRTQREVADVAGVTEVTIRNRYKELAEKLDIDIIL; this comes from the coding sequence ATGCCCGCGAAGGAAGAAGGCGAACAGGTCGAGGAGATCAGCCAGTGCCCCGAGTGCGGAGGCAAGCACCTCACGCGCGACTACGAGCGCGGAGAGCTCGTCTGCGAGAACTGCGGGCTCGTCCTCGACGAGGCCTTCATCGACCAGGGCCCCGAGTGGCGCGCCTTCGACCACGAGCAGCGCGAGAAGCGCGCGCGTGTCGGCGCTCCCATGACCTACACGATCCACGACAAGGGTCTCTCCACGGAGATCGGCTGGCGCAACAAGGACTCGTACGGCAAGAACATCCCCACGAAGTCCCGCGCCCAGCTCTACCGTCTGCGCAAGTGGCAGCGCCGCATCCGCGTCAGCAACGCCACCGAGCGCAACCTCGCCTTTGCGCTGTCCGAGCTCGACCGCATGGCATCGCGCATGGGTCTTCCGCGCAACGTGCGCGAGACGGCGGCCATGGTCTACCGGCGCGCCGTCCAGAAGAACCTCATCCGCGGCCGCTCGATCGAAGGCGTCGCCGCCGCTAGCTTGTACGCGGCGTGCCGCCAGTGCAACGTGCCCCGCACGCTCGACGAGATCGCCGACGCAAGCCGTGTCAGCCGCAAGGAGATCGGACGCACGTACCGGTTCATTGCGCGCGAGCTGAAGTTGAAGTTGATGCCGACGAGCCCGATCGACTACATCCCGCGGTTCTGCTCGGAGCTGAAGTTGTCTGGGGAAATCCAGGCCAAGGCCGTCGAGATCCTGAAGCAGGCGGCGGACAAGGAGCTGACTTCGGGTCGGGGTCCGACCGGTGTTGCGGCCGCTGCTCTGTACATCTCGTCGATCCTCTGTGGGGAACGGCGGACGCAGCGAGAGGTTGCCGACGTCGCGGGCGTGACGGAAGTCACGATCCGGAACCGGTACAAGGAGCTGGCGGAGAAGCTCGACATTGACATCATCTTGTAG
- a CDS encoding Gar1/Naf1 family protein, with the protein MGAVGTVVNVTRQGFLLVRARSSDAPPRIGATLTDARRNPVGRIIDVIGPVRGPYAVVAPQGSPTALLGKELHSK; encoded by the coding sequence GTGGGCGCGGTCGGAACGGTGGTGAACGTGACGCGGCAAGGCTTCCTGCTGGTCCGCGCGCGGTCGTCCGACGCTCCGCCGCGCATCGGCGCGACCCTCACGGACGCCCGCCGGAACCCCGTCGGACGCATCATCGACGTCATCGGCCCGGTCCGGGGACCGTACGCCGTCGTGGCGCCCCAAGGCTCGCCCACGGCGCTCCTTGGCAAGGAGCTCCACTCCAAGTAA